A segment of the Entomomonas moraniae genome:
TCAACCGATTTCTCGTTAAAATATTGTCTTATTTTAATATTAAGTCATTAGCTAACAAACATAATTAAGTAATGTATCCAGCATAAAATAATAGTATTTACTATACTAAAGCCAACCATAAAAATAGATATACTTATTTATAGACCTATAAAAATAAGGAAACACATATATTTTTTATAAAACCAACTAAGGTCTTACTTTCATTCGTATAGATTGCCTATACAATAGCAGTCAGTCTTAAACAACTATTAAGGCTGTTTTTTAGTAATCAAGGAGATAAGGTAATGAAAAAATTACTTTTAATTATGACTGTAGGACTATTGTCAACTCAAGTTTCAGCAAACAATGTAGATAATAATAGCAATGCAAGATATGGCTATAATCCAATCAAAATTGTTTTAGTTGGTGAAGCAGAAACTGCCTATGGATTGAAGATCTGTACTTATCAAAAACTTAAATTCAATTATGTTTTAGCACAATTTAGCAAGGTTGTTCCTAAGAGAATTTCTTGCCCTGTGATTGGTCCTCAATACTAGTGGTAATAGAAAGGCTGTATATATACAGCCTTTTTTATAACTCTCCTCTCTACAAGTATCTTTTTAACCTGATTTCTATTGCTTAATCAAACTATAAACCTGCTCAATATTTACATATTGTCTAAGATGATCAGCTAACTTATCGTATTGTTGTTCTTTGAAGGCTGCATAATCAAAAGTAGTTTCAGTCAACTTACTTGCATAGGGTTTTAATAGATAATCTATCACCTCTGCATTATCTAAAATACCATGAATATAAGTACCAAAGCAGTTATCACTGGCTTTATAGCCATCTTTTGTACCTGTTTGTAAGTAGTTAATTGGCGACTCTTGGTACCCCTCAACAGGCGTTGTTACTCCCATATGAATTTCATAGCCGTCACACCATGAACTGCCGTCTAAGAATTTAAACTTAACTTGACGCGTGACCTTCTCGCCTAGCATTTGAGTAGAAACTGGTAATAATCCTAACCCTGGTAAACGCTCAATAGAACCTTCTACATGATCAGGATCACAAATCTCTTGCCCCATCATTTGATAACCACCACAAATGCCCACCACGGTAGCACCACTTCGATGCGCGGATAGAATACTTTGCGCCACACCATTACGACGCAATTCATAGAGATCGTCTAAAGTGCTTTTACTACCAGGGATTAAGATAATATCTGCTTGAGCGATTTCATCCACATTGCTGCTGTAATATAGATGAACCCGTGGGTCTTGCTCCAAGCGATTAAAATCGGTGAAGTTTGATAGGTGCCTTAATAACACGACTACTACATTAACTTTACCATGGCTTGCTTGAATTTGCTTGGTATGCAGTGCTACAGAATCCTCTTCTTCAATATGAATATCCTTATAATAAGGAACCACCCCCACAACAGGAATACCGCATAAGTCTTCGAGCATTTTAATACCCGGTTCAAAAAGCCTGATATCACCACGAAATTTATTAATTAAAATACCCTTAACATAAGGTCGCTCTTCTTCTGTTAAGAGCATAATAGAACCATAAACACTGGCAAATACACCACCGCGATCAATATCAGCAACCAAGATAACCGATGCATTAGCATGCATTGCCATAGGCATATTGACTAGATCAACTGCACGTAAATTGATCTCTGAAATACTCCCTGCACCTTCCATTACAACGGGGTTATAACGGCTAGCTAAGCGATCAAACGCGCTATTTACTTCCTTTCTTAATACTTCCCTGCCCTCTGTTCTAAAATATTGGTAGGCATTTTGATTGCCAATGGGTTTGCCATTTAATACTACTTGGCAAGTATGATCTGATGAGGGTTTTAAAAGTAATGGATTCATATCCGTATGGCAAGCAACACCAGCCGCCTCTGCCTGCACTGCTTGTGCTCGACCTATTTCTAAACCTTCTTGTGTTGCATAAGAATTATTAGCCATATTTTGTGCTTTAAATGGCGCAGGGTGATAACCATCTTGTTTAAAGATACGACAAAACCCAGCGGTAATAATGCTTTTGCCGACATCGCTACCAGTTCCCATAAACATCAAAGGTGAAAGTTTTTGCATCACTGTTGCCTTATCATTCATTAATAGTTAATTCCGTTACTGAGCCATAACGGGGTGTTTCATCAAACATGGTTTGGAGTGTTGTTGCTTTGCTATAAACACGGGCACTATTAATAACTCCACCATGGGTGAAAATTGCCACTTGCTCCAAGCCGCAAGGTAAATCATCAATAAAATCACAAAATCGACGATGCAAATCATTAAAGGATTCGCCCCCTGTTGTTCTGACCGTAATATAATCTTTATACCACGTATCTAAATGAGGATCTTGTATCGCATCCCATGGCTGCATTTCCCAATCACCGAAATTAAGCTCTTGTAAGCGATCATCTATAACGGCATCAGCAAATCCACAGTAATGCGCTAGCTTAACGCAACGTGTCAGTGGGCTGGTAAATACAGCATCAAACTTAATAAGGCTTAATTGTTTAGCTACGGCTTTAGCTTCCTGCTCAAAACTAGCTTTCAGAGGAACATCTGTTTGGCCATAACAAACGCCCTGAGGTACATCAACAGCCGTATGGCGAATTAAATAAAGTTTCATACAATCCTCGCCAACACAACAAAGCTTAAATAAAAAGAAAGCTCCGTTAATAAAAATAAAGCACCGGCACAATCCCCTGTATAACCTTGTATTTTCTGATTCATAAAAGCTGTTAATAGAAAAAACATAACCACGGGCAAAATAGCCGATAAATAAAATAAAGGGGAAATGACAGCGAAAATAATAAAATAAGGAATTAATGCAAAACTAACTGCGCAAAGAAAATATTTGATTTGCAACGTATTATAAACCACTTTAACCTTACTGCTTTCAGCCGTGCGGGCATAAGTTAAGCGACTGGTAATAAATGAAGACAATCCTTTACAAAAGGGATCAGCAACCAAAATAACAATACAGGCTAGCCCAACAGTTAAGCTGCTAAGTAATGAAAACAACAGCAAATAGTAAATAATTAACCCAATCACACCATAACAACCCATATGGCTGTCTTTCATAATCGCAAGAATACGTTCTTTAGTCAGCCCACCACCAAAACCATCAAAAAAATCGGCTAAACCATCCTCATGAAAGGCGCCTGTTAATAATAATCTGCTCGCCAGCGCCAAGACGACAGCCACATTCATTGGCAAGATCAGATTACTTAAATACAAAACTACAGCCATCACCGATGCCGTTAACCACCCCGCCATCGACCAATAATAGACAATGTTTTTAAAATAATCATCTGGGAGAATACAGTTCCTAAAAAACGGTAACCGTGTGTAGAAAATAATAACTGCTTTTATGGCTAACATTTTGTGATCGGAGAAATATCCGCCCCTTGAAAGGTTTTCATTTCATTAATCATTCGTACCGCAGAATCTACTAAAGGAAAAGCACAAACAGCCCCTGTTCCCTCGCCCAATCTAAAATGGAGTTGCAATAATGCGTTCACTCCGATGTGATCTAAGAGTAATTTATGCCCTGTTTCCTCACCTTGATGTCCAAAAATAGCATAATCCATAATATTTTCTTGAAACTGGCTAGCCATAAGTAAACAGTTAGTCATGATAAAACCATCAATTAAAATAATCATACCCAACTCAGCAGCTCTTAACATAGCACCTACGGCAGCGACCATTTCATAACCACCAAAATAACGCATAATATCTTCAGCACTGCCATCACCTTGATAATTTTCTACTGCTTGCTTGAGAACCTGATATTTACGTAATGTCCCTTCTGATGCCCAGCCAGACCCAGCGCCAACACACTGTTTTAGATCAATACCGGTCAAATAGCTCATCCAAATAGAAGACGGCGACGTATTGGCAATGCCTAACTCTCCTAAAGAAACAATATTACATCCCGCTTGATGACATTGATCAACAAGGCTAATCCCAATATTGATTGCCTGTTCCATTTGTGTATGACTCATCGCCGCCTGATGTAAAAAGTTAGCCGTTCCTTTACTGATTTTACGATCAATTAACCCCGTATTTTCTTCAAAATCATAGTCAACCCCCACATCAACCACCATCAGTTGAAAACCATGTTGACGAGTAAAAATATTAATCCCGCCGCCACCGTTGACAAAGTTAAGGGCTTGTTGCCATGTAATGGCTTTGGGCGAAGGACTAACCCCTGACTCTGCAATACCATGATCTGCCGCCAATAGAATATGACAAGGGTGACTAAGTTGTGGTGTTAGGCTTTGCTGAATCGTACCTATTTGTAATGCTAGTTGTTCTAATAAACCGAGCGATCCTTTCGGCTTAGCCAAACTATCAATCTTGGCTTGTAATAAAGGGGTAATGGCTGTATCTGGTTTTTGAATAACAAAGTTTCTCATTAATTACCCCTTAATTTTCATTGGAATACCTGAGACAGTGAAGTAAACCTCATCTGCTCGCTCTGCAATATACTGATTTAACCACCCTAGTAAATCGGTGAATTGACGCTGCAATTTATTTTCAGGAGTTCCCCCCAAACCTATTTCATTAGTCACAAAAATAAATTGCGCTTGTTGCTTGGTTAACGAATCGAACTCGTGCTGTAATGCTTGTAGCGCTTGTTCAATATGACTATCTAAATCAAAAAAATAATTAGTGGCCCAGAGCGTTACACAATCAACCAACACAACATGCCCTTCTACAAGGTGCTTTGATAGCTGCTTGTCTTCCTCAATGGTGAACCAGTTTGCTTCTCGTCTACGCTGATGAAGAATAATTCGTTGCTCATACTCAGCATCCCAAACCCGAGAGGTTGCCATATAAATTGGCTGATCACTCGCGGCTAACGCTAACTGCTCGGCAAAAAGACTTTTACCTGAGCGCTGCCCCCCTGTAACCAATATTATTTTAGTCATGTAACCATTCCCCAACCGCCGCCACTAAGGCTTGATTTTGCTCTGGCGTTTGTGTTGCTATTCGAAAATAACGAGTATCCAACCCTACAAAATTAGCCGCATCGCGAATTAATAAATGATGCTGATGAGCTAAGTAATGTTTAAGCTCGGCAGCTGTGCGACCATTAAGTAGTTTTACCAAAAAATAATGAGTACAACTGGGTAATACTTCTAGCGCTCTAAATACAGCTAATTCCTGCTGTAGCTGCTGGGTATACTGTAGCAGTAAAATAAGGTCAATTTTCAAATTATTGTATTGATTTAACAAATAATGTCCGGCTGCAATCGCTACGCTATTCACTGACCACGGCATACGAAAATGATTAATTTTTGCCGCTAACGATTGGCAAGTCATAAAATAACCTAACCGCAACCCTGGAATGGCGTATTGTTTGGTCATTGAGTGTAAAATGATTACATTGTTATATTGCAACACCTTCTCTATCGGTAACTCTGCATTGATTGCAAAGTCTGCATAAGATTGGTCAACCACAAAAACAACCTGAGAGTAATTTTCAAATAATGCGAAGAGTTGTTGCTCAGTATAAACGTCACCCGTTGGATTATTAGGGCTACACAACCAACAAAGTTCTGTTTGTGGCGGAATCTCTTGTAGTGCAAAAACATGCTGTACTTGGTGCTGATGAATTTGACAAGCATCGCTGTACTCACTAAACACAGGGGAAACAATGGTTGTTTTACTGCCTCGAAATGCTTGAGCTATTAAATAAATCGCTTCAGTAGCACCATTGGTTACGCCAATACATTGTTCATCAATACCATAACGAGCGGCTAATAAACACCTGATAGCGCCTGCATCAGGCTCAGGATAATGATGAATATCACTAAGATGCTCAATGAGTACTTGCTTTAAAGTAGATAAATCAAGTTGATGATAAACATTAGAACTAAAATCAGCAGTAATTTTTGGGTATTGGTAGCGATCATCACCATGGCCATTTATCATACGTAACTCACCTCATCAACACGGTTAACTACCTAAAAAGTCTTGCTCACGCCGGTAAAGTGGCAACTCTTTCTCAAGATGTAAACGAACTAACCAAGGCTGGACTAACCCAGCCTGTTTAATAAGCTCGGTTTGTAAAAAGACTTGTTGCGTATCGCCCGAGGTTAACAAGCGGCCTTTATGTAATACCGATACCTCATCACACACCTGATAAATCAGATCAATATCATGGCTTGAGATAACAACTTGCTTACCTTCAGCCACTATGCGTTGTAAAATCTCAATAATCTGCTGACGCCCGAGAGGATCTAGGCCAGCGGTAGGTTCATCTAATAAAATACAGGGTGCATCTAAAACTAACGCCCCTGCAATTGCGACTCGTTTTTTCTGCCCATAACTTAAATATTGAATCGGCTGGTCTGCAAAATGCTGAGCATCAACAAGGGTTAGTGCATTATCAACACGACGTAACACTTCCTCTTCGTCCATCCCTAAATTACGCAAAGCAAACGCAATATCACTGCGAATATCGGTATAAAATATCTGCTGATCGGGGTCTTGAAAAACAATAGAAACGTTTTGCCGTAATTGATAAAGTGCCTCTTTATGATAGCTTAACGGTTGTCCATCCCAACAGACCTCACCTGTGTTAGGTTTCAAAATACCTAACAACAGCATAAACAATGTCGACTTACCCGAACCATTAGCACCAATTAGCCCTGTAACCTTTCCAGCGGCTAATGTTAAGCTAATATCCTCTAATACCCATTGATTATTCTGCTCATATTTAAAACTAATCCGCTTGGTCAATAACATATCAATACCTACAGCTACAGGTGAAAATCACCCTTAAATAACTTTGTCTCTAAAGCTATTGTCATTTGACTATAACGACTTAACACTCGGCTAAATAACATCGTAATTAACATCCCCAATGACCGATAACTCGTTGCCATAGAGATATAACCAAAACGTAAAGTTTGGGCACGCTTGATAGCCACAACTTCATCTAAAAAAATAAAAATAAAGCGGTAAGTCAACAAAATAGTCTCTAACAAAACATTGGGAACGCGCAGTTTTTTACCAATATAAATCAACTGATCAAAAGGTGTTGTTAATACAAATAAATAAGTAACCGCCAAACAAGAGAGACTACGAAAGAAAGCGTTCTGAGCAACAGCCAATGAGTCAGCACTAATACCGATATAAAGCGAACCCACGGGGAAGCTGACCAATAAAGAGTTAGCTTCCCAAGCAAATGACACTAAAATACCCAGCATACTGACCAATAAAAAAGAAAAGGGAACCATCATCCATTTACAATATTTACCCAAAGAGATGCGAGTGACATAACAACTAATAGGCGCTAAGACCAATAAAATAACAATCTGTAACCACCAAAAAGTACACAACGCTATCAATAATAAAATAATATAAGCCGCCGCTTTAAACAAAGGGTTTACTGTGCGCCAGCGGCTTTGATAGGCATAATGATCAATCTCTAGCATTATCTTTTAGCCTTCTACCACGGTAATAGCCTAAGATATAACATATAACGCCGGTTCCCAAAGAGCCTTGCAAAGTAAATAATAAACTTTCTATCTCTCCACTGGCAGGTTCAAAGAAAGAAGAAAACCAAGGTTTATAATCAGGATGTGTTTGGCTAATAGCACCTTCCGCTTGATCATCTGAACCGCCGAACTCAGCCCCCTTATTGGTAGGCATAAAAAATGGGATTAAACACATCACGATCACTATCGCTAACAGTATTAAATTCTTTTTCATCTCACAAATCCTTCCGCCGGTGCAATCTTACGATCAACCACAATGTTATAAACAATTACTGTTAACAAGCCCTCAGCAATTGCAATTGGTATTTGAGTTAAACAGAAAATACCCATAAATTTAGCGGCTGAGGCCATAAAACCAAATTGAGGATCGGGGAAGGCCCCAGCCAATTGAATAGAAGTAATAAAATACGTCGCGATATCAGCTGTAAAAGCACAGAGAAAAACACCCACATCTTTGCGAATTTTTAATCGATTAGCTATTCTCCAAATCGCATAACCTACAACCGGACCACCCACAGCCATCGACATGCCATTGGCACCCAGAGTAGTAAGCCCACCATGCGCCAAAAATAAAGCTTGAAATAATAATACGATTCCCCCTAAGACAGCCATAACCCAAGGGCCAAACATGACTACCCCTAAGCCAACCCCTGTAGGATGAGAACAACTCCCCGTAACAGAAGGCATTTTTAAGGAAGACAATACGAATACGAATGCCGCGCACAAAGCTAACAATATTTTTTTATCCGTCCCCGTTGCAGAAATTTTCTTTAGCTGAAAAAGCCCTAAAATCAAAAAAGGAACATAAATAAGCCACCACGCACCCGCCCAAACAGGCGGTAAAAAACCTTCCATAATATGCATAGCAAACGCTTGTTGAGGAAAGAGAGTCAGTAATGCCGCCCCGGCTACTAGTGACAAAGGCTTGAGCTTGATTTTCATCGTAATAACCTTATTTGTCAGAGACATATACACCTAACTCGGTGTTAATAAGGCTATACATATGAAATAAAAAAAGGGAGAAATATTTCATCGATAGACTACCCTTCCCACCGAAGGAGGTATCCTAGGTAATCAAACAGGTCTTCTGGCTTGGCTTCATTCTCATCCGTCCCTTCCCGAGTTTCCTCAGTGGTCATGACAGATTCGTCCACCTTACAGCAGCGGGGGCTGCGCAGGATTCACACCTGCTTCCTAGCAATTAAGCTATGTTTGATTACCGTTAGTTAAGAGTTTATGCTGTTTTTATATAAGGGTAAATATAAAAGTGGTGAAGTATTGATGTAGGTAATGAGTTGGTTAAATTTAATACCTCATACCCTTAAATAACTCTCTATGCTAAAGTGATACTCTAATATTCTATATAGCTGAAGAACTATGGATAAAACTAATATTGGTTTAACTTTTCGTATTACAGCTGATCGATTTGATACAGATTTAATTAGTCAACAACTAAATATTCAGCCCACAAAAACGCGTATAAAAGGAAATACAATAAGTCAAAACAATACACATAAATACACGTTTACGAGCTGGGAGTTAGGCCCTACAAGGAAAGATTCAATGGATATAAACGATTCATTAAATCAGATAATAGTGTTACTTAAAGGAAAAGAAGATAAATTATTAGCTATTAAACAGCAGTTACATGATGTTAATTTCATATTTGGATTTTTTGTATACGTTGAAAACAGCGAAATACCCAGTATTTATTTTGAAACAAGTAGTATTGCCTTTATTAACTCAATTCAGGCAGAAATAGACATAGATTTTTATATTAACTCGTAGGTAACTTAATGGAAGATCCTTTCGCAACCTCCGCCACTGTTAAAGTTTGCTTTTTAATTTATACCCATGATTTAAATACAACCCTTATAAGTAATTTATTAGAACTACAACCATCAAACGTTAAACCCTATCAACCATTAATCAACAATGACAACGAAAAAGCTAATGCAACTAGCTGGATAATAGAAACACCAGAGGAAATCTCACATGATATTAACGATCAGCTCAGCCAACTCATTTCATTATTAGCAGACAAAAAAGAAATCATTAGATCACTAAAAAAACAATATAATACGAACCATGAGTTTCGAATAATCATTAAAATGAAAAATGAAGACAAATGCGGGTTAAAACCTGCTAAAGGCTTTGACCATAAAACACTGACATTTATTAACGATATTTATGCAAAAATTATGTTTGATCAATACATTATCTAATGAATTGATCCTAGGCTTAATATAAACACCGTAAACTTCTTACTGCCAATACTTAAGAGCCATCTCATTGGCTTCAATAGAAATTACACCCTCAAGCCAAGTATTTTTTAACTATACAGGCTAATTTGTCAATCATTGGTTGTTTTTCCATTTCAGGAATCTAGAAAACTAAGTGCTATGATTAGTAGAGTGCTCACTTCTAATATCTTTTTTATTAGTGAACCTAAGTTTACGACGCTTAAAAGAATACGATTTTTTTAATCATTCATCTATTACACTAAGTTTTTAGCATAAGTGATAAAAGCTTTAAGGGCAGTAGATTGCCATGAGTCTTTACGGCGCATGAGTATTGCTGTTCTCTCTAAAGGCTGTTTTAGCAAGGGAATAACAACAAGCCTGTTATAAGCATTGGGTATATTACTGGGGATAACAGTTAAGAGAGAGGTTTGTTGCACAATGGCAATAATTGCATTAATAGAGTCAACCTCCATGTGGACTTTAAGCTGTAAACCTAACTTACGAAAATAATGATCAATTTGTGTACGGGTCGCAAACTTAGGGTTTAGTAAGACAAAATTTTCATCTTCAATCTGCTTTAGCGTAATAGAGACTTTCTTTACCAACGGATGGTCTACGGAAGCCACTAAAGTAAGCTTCTCTGTTAAGAGTTTTTCGGTAGAAATTCCTGATGAATTTGCTTCATCAAACCCAATGCCGATATCAATTTCATCATTTAATAACATTTTTTCAATTTTATCTTGTGGTGATTCTTGAACCTGTACGGTGATGTTAGGATGCTGAGCATATAACTTAGCCACTAAAGGGCCAATGAAGTAGGTAATGAAACTGGGCGTCACTGCAACACGTATAGAACCTCTACTAAGATCTTCAATATCATGAATGGCTCGCTGGCCTTCATTTAATAGATGAGAGGCTTGTTGTGCATATTGAAAATAAATTTCACCTACATCTGTGAGACGAATATTTTTACTACTTCGATCAAACAGTAATACACCCAGACTTTCTTCTAAGGATTTAATATGCTGAGAGAGCGCAGGTTGAGATACATGTAGCACTTCAGCAGCGCGCGTAAAACTTTGGTGCTCCGCAACGGCTAAAAAGTAATGAATATAACGCAGATGTATCATATTACCCATAAGTTTTTTGAATAGCTATCATAATAAATAAGACTTTTACCATATTAATGCAAAAAGCTATGCTTATGAATAAGTACTATAAGAAATAAAAGTTTTACACGTAATTATGTGATGTATAGCAATTATTACCTGATAAGTGCTGTCAGTTTATCAAATTCTAAGGAGTGTTGTATGAGTCGAAAAACAGTAGGATTATTTGCTGCGATTTTAGCCTGTTATGTACTGGCTTTATTCGCGCACAGTAGTCCAGATACATTCTTTTATCAAATTGTTAGCGTTATACCATTGTTATTGATTTTAGCGCTTCTTTTTTTACAAGTTGATATGTTAGTGGCGGCGCTGGCTGGCGGCATAATGGCCATGATTATTGGTGGTATAGGCCTCTCAGGTGCTAATGGAATTATGATGGAGACCGTGCCTAAGATGTTATCGAACACGGTTCCTATTATTAACTCAGCCATTGCAACAGCAGTGTTTCAGGCAGGTGGCTATACTGCTGCGCTTACCTTAGTACGCCGTGCTATCGGTGGTCGTTTAGAATACGTGGCCGCTTTTATTGTTATCTTACAAGCGGCAGCGACTTATATGTCGGGTATAGGTGGGGGTAGTGCCATTGTTATCGCTCCATTAGCCTTTGTTGCATTAGGCGCAAACCGTTATGTGATTGCAGGAATGTCTATTGCGGCTGCCGCCTCTTTTACCACTTCGCCAGCTTCTTTAGAGTCTAGCGTTATTTCTGATCTCTCTAAAACCCCCATTGCAGAATATGTTGCCATCATGCAACCTTATTGGCTATTGTTCGTGGGGATAGCGATTGCTATTGCATTTATTGGCACACTAAAAATGAAAGTTATTTTTGAGGCAGAAGAAGATGAAAAATTTAGCTCAAAAACGAGAGGTGAGCTTTGGAAATTAACCTTGCCCGCTATATTTTTACTGACTGCTGTGATCATGGGACCAACTATTAATCAACTACTTATCTCAAGTGGTCTTGTTAAAACAGCTGTGTTTGGCCCATTAATGTACACAGTGATTACTATCTTCCTTATTTATCTATGCAGTGATTTATCTTTAGATGACTCAGTCAAGGCTATGGTTAATGGTTCTAACTATATTTTAAAGTGCCTGTTCACTGTGGGGTTATTTTTAACCTTTATTTATGTGATTGAAAAAACAGGGGCATTCACCACTATCGCATCGGTAGTAAGTTTAGCACCTACTGCATTAGTCGTTCCGGTGGCTGTCCTAATAGGATTCTTAATTGGCGTACCGGCAGGCGCTTATGTAGGGTCTATTTTAACACTGGTTTTACCAATCACCGTGGTGCTAGGTTTTACTCCTGCACAAATTGGTATGGTTGCAATAGGCGTTGGTTTCGGTAGTCAACTAAGCCTTGTTAATATCACGATGCAAGCATTATCTGCTGGCTTTAGGATTCCAATCATTCAAGTTTCTAAAGGCAACATGCCCTTTATATTGGGTTGTCTTGTGTTATTACTAATGATTTCAGCCTTTGTTTAACATTTTAGGAGTTAAAATAATGAGCAATAAGATGGATACAATTATTCGCAACGTTAGAATTGATGACTCAAAGCCCCTTGTAGATGTAGCCATTACTGATGGTAAAATTACTGTAATTAAGGAGCAAATAGAAGCTAGAGCTGACATTGAGATTCAAGGCAATAATCATATATTAATTCCAAGTTTTGTTGAGAGCCACTTACACTTGGAAAAAGCATTCGTGATGGACCGAAAAGCTAATCGATCCGGCACACTTCAAGAAGCAATTGCGGTGACTGCTGAGTTGAAGCCGACCTTTACGCATGACGATATTATGGAGCGCTCTCGTCAAGTGATTCGTTTATTAGTGCAAAATGGTTCAACGCATGTCAGGGCACATGCTGAATTTGATCCTGGGCAAGGGTTTACAGGTTTTGATGCTGTTTTAAAGCTTCGTGAAGAATTTAAAGATGTCATTTCAATTCAAGTGGTTGCTTTTCCACAAGAAGGAATTTTTAAATATCCAGGCACAGAAGCAATGATGGTCGAGGCTATGGAAAAGGGAGCTGATGTCGTAGGAGGCATCCCATACAATGACCGTGATGCAAAAGAACATATTGACTTTGTATTTAACTTGGCTAAAAAATATGATAAAGACATCGATTTGCATCAAGACTTTGCTGATAATGCCGATAAGATATCTATTGATTATGTAGCCAAAAAAACGATTGAGATGGGTTGGCAAGGACGCGTGAGTGTAGGACATTTAACTAGCTTGGCGGCATTAGAGCCCGATCGCCGTAACGAAATTATCCAGCTAATTAAAGAGGCTGATATTAGCGTCATGTGCCTACCTGCAACAGACCTTCATCTCGGCGCACGTAATGATACCTACAATGTTCGTCGTACCTTAACACCTGTTAGAGCTTTGCGTGATGCAGGTGTTAATGTTTGCTTAGCAACCAATAATATTCGTAATGCTTTTACTCCATATGGAACAGGCAACTTATTACATATTTCCATGTTAGCGATTCCGGCTGCTCATTTAGGTGGGGCTGATGATCAATTAACTATTTTACCAATGCTAACAACTAATCCTGCTAAAGCATTAGGACTTAAAAATTATGGTTTAGAGGTGGGTAAAGATGCTGATTTGGTTTTGCTGAACACAGATAAAATATCCTCAGTAATTTTAGATATTCCAGCACCGCTAAAAGTATTTAAACGAGGAAGGGTTGTTGCAGAAACAGAAGTAAATCAACAACTAAAATTTTAGATAATCAAGAGAACAATAAAACTTTTAATTAGAGTAATCATTAAATCAACTTTACTAAGTATTTATTAAGTTACAGTTAGATCGATAAATAGTAGCTTTCAGTCGAATATTTATCGATCTTTTATTAGGCTGAATCGCGGACCGTAATATAACGTTCTAAGATAATCTA
Coding sequences within it:
- a CDS encoding amidohydrolase family protein, whose protein sequence is MSNKMDTIIRNVRIDDSKPLVDVAITDGKITVIKEQIEARADIEIQGNNHILIPSFVESHLHLEKAFVMDRKANRSGTLQEAIAVTAELKPTFTHDDIMERSRQVIRLLVQNGSTHVRAHAEFDPGQGFTGFDAVLKLREEFKDVISIQVVAFPQEGIFKYPGTEAMMVEAMEKGADVVGGIPYNDRDAKEHIDFVFNLAKKYDKDIDLHQDFADNADKISIDYVAKKTIEMGWQGRVSVGHLTSLAALEPDRRNEIIQLIKEADISVMCLPATDLHLGARNDTYNVRRTLTPVRALRDAGVNVCLATNNIRNAFTPYGTGNLLHISMLAIPAAHLGGADDQLTILPMLTTNPAKALGLKNYGLEVGKDADLVLLNTDKISSVILDIPAPLKVFKRGRVVAETEVNQQLKF
- a CDS encoding citrate transporter, coding for MSRKTVGLFAAILACYVLALFAHSSPDTFFYQIVSVIPLLLILALLFLQVDMLVAALAGGIMAMIIGGIGLSGANGIMMETVPKMLSNTVPIINSAIATAVFQAGGYTAALTLVRRAIGGRLEYVAAFIVILQAAATYMSGIGGGSAIVIAPLAFVALGANRYVIAGMSIAAAASFTTSPASLESSVISDLSKTPIAEYVAIMQPYWLLFVGIAIAIAFIGTLKMKVIFEAEEDEKFSSKTRGELWKLTLPAIFLLTAVIMGPTINQLLISSGLVKTAVFGPLMYTVITIFLIYLCSDLSLDDSVKAMVNGSNYILKCLFTVGLFLTFIYVIEKTGAFTTIASVVSLAPTALVVPVAVLIGFLIGVPAGAYVGSILTLVLPITVVLGFTPAQIGMVAIGVGFGSQLSLVNITMQALSAGFRIPIIQVSKGNMPFILGCLVLLLMISAFV